A single Augochlora pura isolate Apur16 chromosome 2, APUR_v2.2.1, whole genome shotgun sequence DNA region contains:
- the LOC144476356 gene encoding uncharacterized protein LOC144476356 produces MTSRFVTVAVLCAVSFAACSAKPAVTLANGSSQLDPLQQQLITAVETDAKRAQRSPQFGFPDGGFGPGPEFGGEFGEGNRRYPHRPRPEGCGEFGCGEGFGPLPGYYPSAGGSSQSTAQAQAGSNGGPFGGGSSASASAGASGSDGPFGGEGGSQANAQSASFNVGPFSASFSIAESSSGGQQQIY; encoded by the exons ATGACGTCGCGGTTTGTCACGGTGGCCGTTCTGTGCGCGGTATCGTTCGCAGCTTGCAGCGCGAAGCCCGCGGTGACGCTCGCCAATGGATCGTCGCAGCTCGATCCGCTCCAACAACAGCTGATCACCGCCGTGGAAACTG ACGCGAAGAGGGCTCAACGATCCCCGCAGTTCGGATTCCCTGACGGCGGTTTCGGGCCCGGCCCGGAATTCGGCGGCGAATTCGGCGAGGGCAACAGGCGCTATCCTCATAGGCCGAGGCCCGAGGGATGCGGCGAGTTCGGCTGCGGCGAAGG GTTCGGACCACTGCCGGGATACTACCCTTCAGCCGGCGGCTCCTCGCAGTCCACGGCCCAGGCACAGGCTGGGTCTAACGGAGGACCGTTCGGAGGTGGGTCCTCAGCATCGGCGTCCGCTGGGGCCAGCGGAAGCGACGGACCCTTCGGAGGCGAAGGAGGCAGCCAAGCAAATGCACAAAGCGCCAGCTTCAACGTCGGCCCTTTCTCCGCCTCGTTCAGCATCGCTGAATCCTCGTCGGGTGGTCAACAGCAGATTTACTGA